The following proteins are co-located in the Pedobacter sp. FW305-3-2-15-E-R2A2 genome:
- a CDS encoding amino acid adenylation domain-containing protein — protein sequence MPTEQLTLSPNQDIKVHQLFERTAMQFPELNAVVFGEHTLTYRELNDRADRLANLILNQAVNDEIIGVSTTRSLEMIIAVLAILKAGKAYLPLDPGYPEHRLHQIITDSGVQTCIALNNESDFFSSLGLQQVKTVQDLSKTDYSPLKHGLNGCVLYTSGSTGKPKGVCLGHQSLTNFLNWQKEHSLTEVGTRSLQFCHLSFDASFQEIFVPLTTGGTLYLIEDDDRLDGGRLLKFLIQHQINKAFFPYVTLQYLTEAAVAEGKYPIQLKEVTTGGELLKITDTIRTFFSALSGSTFLNIYGPTEATVCVTTLKLSGDPEGWPAIPTIGSPMAGSSVFILNESLQLLENGNEGELCISGVCLANGYINQEELTSEKFMDWAHPTLGKIKIYRTGDLGKYLENGEIEFHGRKDGQIKIRGNRVELGEIEVALMQHESVEQAVVILREDQPGRKNLVAYIVGNKQAFDAKILREQVINLLPDYMIPSSFIWLEQFPKTVSGKIDKKLLPKPDAKRPELNVLYKKPVTKLEKEIANLLSDILQYDKVGIDDNFFELGGNSLLAQKVVSELKYKLDYYLPITKLYQFPTIAAMAKFLDKSKSATDRESKKGTTKNQSSDIAVIGMAGRFPGANTINGLWELLAEGKETTTFFNADELDTSIPAQIRQDPSYVPARGIVKDADQFDPVFFGINPKLAQLMDPQQRLFLEIAQEVLEQTGHSASKNDQKIGVFAGSGNNTYYEYNVLPHPDLIENQGKLQVLTVNEKDYIASRTAYHLDLKGPAVSVNSACSTSLLAIAQAVNSLRGGQCDAALAGGASITSPINSGHLYQEGSMLSADGHCRPFDDAATGTVFSDGAGVVLLKRLEDALRDGDTIYGLIKGVGINNDGSGKGSFTAPSTEGQADAIIQAIEDAGIEASEISYIETHGTGTPIGDPIEFEGLKTAFGTQSQHQFCAIGSIKSNFGHLTQAAGVAGLIKTCLALYHKKIPASLGYVSPNRNIDFANSPFYVNHSLSKWDAGKRIAGVSSFGVGGTNVHVILEGYENKPSRSSAGRSPELITWSANSAFSRAQYAQALSADLKDRGEVNISDIAYTLQKSRTDFRFRRFLVSDDSRQLQQALSEEKPNAFELHQLMELPGEVVFTFPGQGAQYLNMGRELYLEEPVYKAAVDQCAALLSPYIQLDIRDIIFPSDLSDAASEKLKDTRYTQPALFVTEYALAKLWMHWGILPTLFCGHSIGEYVAAHLSGVFSLEEGLKLIAVRGAMVSELPSGSMLSVRHEAESISALLTGDLSIAAINSPKLCVVAGPDDQVMSFARLLDTREIANKLLFTSHAFHSSMMDPIVDEFRKVVSDVTLKAPEITIVSTVTGNILTAAEATDPDYWAAHLRKTVRFTNAIETILEYEFPLFLEVGPGTVTSTLIKQIAGFKAKQIKALSSLSNKEKESSSILNTLGQLWLHGLTPAWNNYFEGQERTFLSLPTYQFDRKKYWVDATVAIHQTIAPNEAENPAINEQELMNTLMMRKDNLAAKIKQVLEDASGIEMNGIPTDSNFLEIGLDSLLLTQVAISLKKTFNLPITFRKLNEEYPNIDALVDYLDKNTAPDLSVAPAASTPQFQAQPSFSANHQPVAATGPVNDSALGLIAQQLEILSKQVMLMQGNQPLVAPNPVPLAHATSVPLRSESSENQELSPQEKAEIQKPFGATPKIERHSSDLNPRQLHFLQELTRSYTAKTSKSKAYAAESRSFMADPRVVSGFRPQTKELIYPIVINKSSGSKMWDLDGNEYIDVLNGFGSNLLGYQPEVIKKAMHDQIESGYEVGPQHELAAEVSKLVCEFTGFDRAALCSTGSEAVLGCIRIARTVTGRSLIVAFTGSYHGIIDEVLVRGTKKLKSFPAAAGIMPEAVQNILVLDYGTEEALAIIKERADEIAAVLIEPIQSRRPEFVPIEFIKKVREITAASGTALIFDEVITGFRMHPGGAQALFDVRVDLASYGKVVGAGIPIGVIAGKKEFMDALDGGTWEYGDQSYPEVGVTYFAGTFVRHPLALASAKASLNYMKEKGPALQQQLNEKGNYIAASLNTEISRRKLPFFVANYGSLWKVKFNEEVPYSELMFTLMREKGIHILDGFPCFLTEATSDADIAQVIKCFTESMDAMIEAGFFPATIEKNEAIRESAIVINGDQPPVKGARLGKDESGNPAWFVKDPNQDGKYLQIEIN from the coding sequence ATGCCAACAGAACAGTTAACTTTAAGCCCAAACCAAGACATCAAGGTCCATCAGCTATTTGAAAGGACAGCAATGCAATTTCCTGAGCTTAATGCCGTGGTTTTTGGAGAGCATACACTTACCTATCGGGAACTGAACGACCGCGCTGACCGACTTGCAAATCTGATCTTAAACCAGGCAGTTAACGACGAAATCATTGGCGTAAGTACCACACGCAGTCTGGAGATGATCATCGCAGTACTGGCCATCTTAAAAGCGGGTAAAGCTTACCTCCCACTGGATCCCGGTTATCCGGAACACCGGCTTCATCAAATTATAACAGACTCAGGAGTTCAAACCTGCATTGCATTAAACAATGAATCCGATTTCTTTTCCAGCCTGGGATTACAGCAGGTAAAGACAGTACAAGACTTATCAAAAACAGATTATTCCCCATTAAAACATGGTTTAAACGGCTGCGTGCTTTATACTTCAGGTTCTACAGGGAAACCCAAAGGTGTATGCCTGGGACATCAAAGCTTAACGAACTTTCTAAACTGGCAAAAAGAACACTCCCTTACTGAGGTCGGCACCAGATCATTGCAATTCTGTCATTTAAGTTTCGATGCTTCTTTTCAGGAAATCTTCGTCCCATTAACAACAGGAGGAACGCTATACCTGATTGAAGACGATGATCGTCTTGACGGGGGAAGGTTATTGAAATTCCTGATTCAACATCAGATTAACAAAGCATTTTTTCCTTACGTAACATTGCAATACCTCACAGAGGCTGCTGTTGCTGAAGGCAAGTACCCCATTCAGCTAAAGGAAGTAACAACAGGAGGTGAATTGTTAAAAATCACCGATACAATAAGGACTTTCTTCTCGGCATTATCGGGTAGTACTTTTCTGAATATTTATGGACCGACAGAAGCCACCGTTTGTGTCACCACGCTGAAATTATCGGGAGATCCGGAAGGTTGGCCTGCAATTCCTACGATCGGTAGTCCGATGGCTGGCTCCTCCGTGTTTATCCTGAATGAAAGCCTACAGCTGCTGGAAAACGGAAATGAAGGAGAACTATGCATCTCGGGTGTATGTCTGGCAAACGGATATATAAATCAGGAGGAATTAACCAGTGAAAAATTCATGGACTGGGCCCATCCTACACTTGGTAAAATAAAAATTTACAGAACCGGAGACCTCGGAAAATACCTTGAAAATGGGGAGATAGAATTTCATGGCCGAAAAGATGGTCAGATCAAAATACGCGGTAACCGGGTTGAACTCGGAGAGATTGAGGTTGCATTAATGCAGCACGAAAGTGTAGAGCAGGCTGTAGTCATATTAAGGGAAGACCAGCCGGGAAGAAAAAATCTGGTGGCTTATATCGTTGGAAACAAGCAGGCATTCGATGCCAAAATCCTACGTGAACAGGTCATAAACCTACTGCCTGACTATATGATTCCATCAAGTTTCATCTGGCTGGAACAGTTTCCAAAAACCGTTAGCGGGAAAATAGATAAAAAATTACTGCCAAAACCGGATGCTAAAAGACCGGAGTTGAATGTACTTTATAAAAAACCAGTTACGAAGCTGGAAAAGGAGATTGCTAACCTCCTATCGGATATCCTTCAATATGACAAAGTGGGAATAGATGATAATTTCTTTGAACTCGGCGGAAATTCATTGTTAGCCCAAAAGGTGGTATCGGAATTAAAATACAAGCTTGATTATTATTTGCCAATCACCAAATTATATCAATTCCCAACCATTGCTGCTATGGCAAAATTCCTGGACAAAAGCAAATCTGCAACGGATAGGGAATCCAAAAAGGGAACTACAAAAAATCAATCTTCCGATATTGCCGTAATTGGAATGGCCGGCAGATTTCCAGGAGCCAATACCATCAATGGACTATGGGAGCTGCTTGCAGAGGGAAAGGAAACCACCACATTCTTTAATGCGGATGAGCTGGATACCAGTATTCCAGCGCAGATCAGGCAAGACCCTTCCTATGTGCCTGCAAGAGGAATTGTAAAAGATGCCGATCAGTTTGATCCCGTTTTTTTTGGGATTAATCCTAAACTGGCACAACTGATGGATCCTCAACAACGCCTTTTCCTTGAAATCGCACAGGAAGTATTGGAACAAACCGGTCATTCTGCTTCAAAAAACGATCAAAAAATAGGGGTTTTTGCCGGCAGTGGCAACAATACCTATTATGAATACAATGTATTACCCCACCCTGACCTGATTGAAAATCAAGGAAAATTACAGGTCCTGACGGTTAATGAAAAGGATTATATTGCATCTAGAACCGCTTACCATCTGGACTTAAAAGGCCCTGCAGTTAGCGTTAATTCTGCCTGTTCAACATCCTTACTTGCCATTGCTCAAGCGGTAAACAGTCTCCGCGGCGGACAATGTGACGCTGCGTTAGCTGGTGGTGCGAGTATCACCTCTCCCATCAACAGTGGCCACCTCTATCAGGAAGGAAGCATGCTTAGTGCCGACGGCCATTGTCGTCCTTTCGACGATGCAGCTACCGGAACTGTATTTAGCGACGGTGCAGGTGTGGTTCTCTTGAAAAGACTGGAGGATGCCTTGAGGGATGGAGATACGATTTATGGCCTGATCAAGGGCGTAGGCATAAATAATGATGGATCCGGTAAGGGAAGCTTCACTGCCCCAAGTACAGAAGGACAAGCTGACGCCATCATCCAGGCTATCGAAGATGCTGGAATTGAAGCTTCAGAAATCAGTTACATTGAAACCCACGGAACAGGCACTCCAATTGGTGACCCTATCGAATTTGAGGGACTGAAGACTGCATTCGGAACGCAATCTCAACATCAATTCTGCGCAATTGGCTCTATTAAAAGTAATTTTGGTCATTTAACGCAGGCTGCCGGTGTAGCAGGTCTGATAAAAACCTGCCTGGCTTTATATCATAAAAAAATCCCGGCCTCTCTTGGTTATGTCAGCCCTAACCGGAATATTGATTTTGCCAATAGCCCTTTTTACGTCAACCACTCCTTATCCAAATGGGATGCCGGAAAGAGAATTGCTGGAGTTAGCTCCTTTGGCGTTGGTGGAACCAATGTCCATGTGATCCTTGAAGGCTACGAAAACAAACCTTCCCGCTCATCAGCAGGAAGATCTCCCGAGTTAATTACCTGGTCTGCCAACTCAGCTTTTAGCAGAGCGCAGTATGCTCAAGCCCTTTCTGCAGATTTGAAAGATCGCGGAGAGGTCAACATTTCCGATATCGCTTATACCCTGCAAAAGTCCAGAACTGATTTTCGTTTCAGAAGGTTTCTGGTCTCAGATGATTCAAGGCAGCTACAGCAGGCACTTTCAGAAGAGAAACCAAACGCCTTTGAGCTCCATCAGCTGATGGAGCTACCAGGAGAAGTCGTATTTACATTTCCTGGTCAGGGTGCACAGTATTTAAATATGGGAAGGGAGCTTTACCTGGAAGAACCGGTTTATAAAGCCGCAGTAGACCAGTGTGCAGCATTACTTAGCCCATATATTCAGCTGGACATTAGAGACATCATCTTCCCATCTGACCTATCTGACGCCGCATCTGAAAAACTTAAAGATACCAGGTATACCCAACCTGCATTGTTTGTAACTGAATATGCTTTAGCAAAGCTCTGGATGCATTGGGGAATCCTTCCTACACTATTTTGTGGACATAGCATTGGGGAATATGTTGCGGCACACCTTTCCGGGGTATTTTCATTGGAAGAGGGATTGAAGCTAATCGCCGTCAGAGGTGCAATGGTAAGCGAGCTTCCTTCAGGAAGTATGCTCTCCGTCAGACATGAGGCAGAATCCATTTCTGCATTGCTAACCGGCGACTTATCCATTGCGGCCATCAACAGTCCAAAGCTCTGTGTGGTTGCAGGCCCGGATGATCAGGTGATGTCTTTCGCAAGGTTACTGGATACCAGGGAAATTGCCAATAAATTATTATTTACCAGTCATGCTTTCCACTCTTCAATGATGGATCCTATCGTGGATGAATTCAGAAAGGTGGTTTCTGATGTGACCCTTAAAGCTCCTGAAATCACGATAGTATCCACGGTTACGGGAAATATTCTAACGGCTGCAGAGGCTACAGACCCTGATTATTGGGCGGCGCATCTTAGAAAAACAGTGCGGTTTACCAATGCAATTGAGACCATTCTTGAGTATGAATTTCCGCTGTTCCTGGAGGTTGGTCCCGGAACAGTAACCAGTACCCTGATTAAACAGATTGCTGGCTTTAAAGCTAAACAAATTAAAGCCCTCTCTAGTTTAAGTAATAAAGAGAAGGAAAGTTCCTCCATATTAAATACATTGGGACAGCTATGGCTTCATGGCTTAACTCCAGCCTGGAACAATTACTTCGAAGGACAGGAAAGAACTTTCCTTAGCCTTCCAACATATCAATTTGACAGAAAAAAATACTGGGTTGATGCAACAGTGGCAATACATCAAACTATAGCCCCTAACGAAGCAGAAAATCCAGCAATAAATGAGCAAGAATTAATGAATACTCTTATGATGAGAAAAGACAACCTAGCAGCAAAGATCAAACAAGTATTAGAAGATGCCTCCGGAATAGAGATGAATGGCATTCCAACGGACAGCAATTTTCTGGAAATCGGACTGGACTCTCTATTGCTGACTCAAGTTGCCATTTCCTTAAAGAAAACGTTCAATTTGCCCATTACTTTTAGAAAATTAAATGAAGAATATCCTAACATAGACGCACTGGTTGATTACCTGGATAAAAATACCGCTCCAGATCTTTCGGTTGCTCCTGCGGCAAGTACACCACAGTTTCAGGCACAACCTTCATTCTCTGCAAATCATCAGCCCGTAGCAGCTACAGGCCCGGTTAATGACAGCGCATTGGGACTCATTGCCCAGCAATTGGAGATCCTGTCGAAACAAGTGATGTTAATGCAGGGGAATCAACCTTTAGTGGCCCCGAATCCGGTTCCGCTTGCTCACGCAACTTCCGTTCCTCTCCGTTCTGAATCCTCAGAAAACCAGGAGTTAAGTCCTCAGGAAAAAGCAGAAATCCAGAAACCTTTTGGAGCGACGCCTAAAATAGAGCGCCATTCCTCAGACCTGAATCCAAGGCAACTCCATTTCCTTCAGGAGCTAACCCGTAGTTATACCGCTAAAACATCAAAAAGTAAAGCTTATGCTGCCGAAAGTAGGTCATTTATGGCTGATCCACGTGTGGTTTCAGGTTTTAGGCCGCAAACTAAAGAGCTGATTTATCCAATAGTGATCAATAAATCAAGTGGTAGTAAAATGTGGGATCTTGATGGAAATGAATATATTGATGTTTTAAATGGTTTTGGATCTAACCTCTTGGGGTATCAGCCGGAAGTGATCAAGAAAGCAATGCATGATCAGATAGAAAGCGGTTACGAGGTGGGTCCACAGCACGAACTGGCTGCAGAAGTCAGTAAACTGGTTTGTGAATTTACCGGTTTTGACCGCGCCGCGCTATGTAGCACAGGTTCAGAAGCAGTCCTTGGCTGTATCAGAATCGCCCGTACAGTAACCGGACGCTCTTTGATTGTCGCATTTACCGGCTCTTATCATGGCATTATTGATGAAGTGCTGGTTCGTGGAACGAAAAAATTAAAATCCTTTCCTGCAGCAGCAGGAATCATGCCTGAAGCAGTACAAAACATCTTGGTGCTGGACTATGGAACAGAAGAAGCATTGGCTATCATTAAAGAACGTGCCGATGAAATTGCAGCCGTACTGATTGAGCCAATCCAGAGCCGAAGACCAGAGTTCGTGCCTATAGAATTTATAAAAAAAGTAAGAGAGATTACCGCAGCTTCGGGAACGGCCTTGATTTTCGATGAGGTAATTACCGGATTCAGAATGCATCCTGGTGGTGCGCAGGCGTTATTTGATGTCCGTGTTGACCTTGCTTCTTATGGAAAAGTCGTAGGTGCAGGAATTCCAATCGGAGTCATTGCTGGAAAAAAAGAATTCATGGATGCCCTTGATGGCGGAACCTGGGAATACGGCGATCAATCTTATCCTGAGGTTGGTGTAACCTATTTTGCGGGCACCTTTGTACGTCATCCTTTAGCTTTAGCTTCGGCAAAAGCATCCCTGAACTATATGAAAGAAAAGGGACCTGCTCTTCAGCAGCAGTTAAATGAAAAAGGAAATTACATTGCCGCAAGCCTGAACACAGAGATATCACGAAGAAAACTTCCATTTTTTGTTGCAAATTATGGTTCCCTGTGGAAAGTGAAATTTAATGAAGAGGTTCCCTACAGCGAATTAATGTTCACCTTGATGAGAGAAAAGGGTATTCACATCTTAGATGGTTTTCCTTGTTTCCTTACCGAAGCCACCTCCGATGCGGATATCGCTCAGGTCATTAAATGCTTTACGGAGAGTATGGATGCCATGATTGAGGCTGGTTTTTTCCCGGCTACAATAGAAAAAAACGAAGCTATTAGAGAAAGTGCAATTGTCATCAATGGAGATCAGCCTCCCGTTAAAGGGGCCAGGTTGGGAAAAGATGAAAGCGGTAATCCGGCATGGTTTGTAAAAGATCCTAATCAGGATGGAAAATATCTTCAGATTGAAATTAACTAA